Proteins encoded in a region of the Megalops cyprinoides isolate fMegCyp1 chromosome 3, fMegCyp1.pri, whole genome shotgun sequence genome:
- the LOC118775182 gene encoding very long-chain specific acyl-CoA dehydrogenase, mitochondrial-like, with the protein MLLRKFSLSPALCSNALRLAPVITGGQRPLGAIAVQNARLYASESAEVVLEKSEVGSESPAKAATEKKPRSVESKSFAVNMFKGQISTAQVFPFPSVMNEDQIEFLRELVGPFSKFFEEVNDPAKNDALEKVEDGTMEGLKEMGAFGLQVPADLGGLGLTNTQYARLVEIVGMHDLGVGITLGAHQSIGFKGILLFGNKAQKEKYLPKLATGETIAAFCLTEPASGSDAASIKTTAVCSLCGQYFTLNGGKIWISNGGLAEIFTVFAKTPMKDEKTGEMKDKITAFVVERGFGGVTHGPPEKKMGIKASNTAEVYFDNVRVPADCVLGEVGGGFKVAMNILNNGRFGMAAALSGTMRGVIAKAVDHAANRTQFGNKIHNFGAIQEKVARMAMLHYVTESMAYMVSGNMDSGASEFQIEAAISKIFASEAAWTVTDECIQVMGGMGFMKDSGVERVMRDLRIFRIFEGTNDILRLFVALNGFQNAGNHLKSLQKALKNPLGNAGLLAGEISKRAKRKAGLGTGLSLQGVVHPELAQSGELAVKAIEQFGSTIEDLLLKYGKKIIDEQFVLKRVADSAIDLYAMVVVLSRASRSLGQGLPTAQYEKMLCDTWCIEAHDRIMSNIKALTSSSTRQVFKNMRAISVAVVENGNVVSPHPLGF; encoded by the exons ATGCTTCTGCGTAAATTCAGTCTCAGTCCAGCTTTGTGCAGTAATGCCCTTCGCCTTGCTCCTGTGATAACCGG GGGTCAGCGTCCGCTTGGAGCCATAGCCGTGCAAAATGCTCGTCTGTATGCCAGTGAGTCCGCAGAG GTGGTGTTGGAGAAGTCAGAGGTGGGCAGTGAGAGTCCCGCAAAGGCTGCCACAGAGAAGAAGCCACGCAGCGTG GAATCCAAATCCTTTGCCGTGAACATGTTCAAGGGCCAGATCAGCACTGCACAGGTGTTCCCTTTCCCCTCAG tgatgAATGAGGATCAGATCGAGTTCCTCAGAGAGCTGGTGGGACCTTTCTCCAAATTCTTTGAG GAGGTTAATGACCCAGCGAAGAATGATGCTTTGGAGAAGGTGGAGGATGGCACCATGGAGGGGCTGAAGGAGATGGGGGCCTTCGGTCTGCAGGTCCCGGCTGACCTGGGTGGCTTAGGCCTCACCAATACGCAG TATGCCAGGCTGGTGGAGATTGTGGGCATGCACGACTTAGGCGTGGGCATTACCCTGGGTGCCCATCAGTCCATCGGCTTCAAGGGCATCCTGCTTTTCGGCAACAAAGCCCAAAAGGAGAAATACTTGCCAAAGCTGGCCACAG GGGAGACTATCGCTGCGTTCTGTCTGACTGAACCAGCCAGCGGCTCTGATGCTGCATCCATCAAGACCACAGCTGTATGCTCCCTCTGCGGTCAGTACTTCACCCTGAACGGCGGCAAGATCTGGATAAG TAATGGTGGTCTGGCTGAGATATTCACAGTGTTTGCAAAGACGCCCATGAAAGATGAGAAGACTGGAGAGATGAAAGACAAGATCACCGCCTTCGTCGTGGAGAGAGGCTTCGGTGGGGTGACTCA CGGTCCTCCAGAGAAGAAGATGGGCATCAAGGCGTCCAACACGGCGGAGGTGTACTTCGATAACGTGCGCGTGCCAGCGGACTGCGTGCTGGGGGAGGTGGGCGGCGGCTTCAAGGTGGCCATGAACATCCTGAACAACGGCCGCTTCGGCATGGCCGCCGCTCTGTCCGGCACCATGAGGGGCGTCATCGCCAAGGCT GTGGATCATGCTGCCAACAGGACACAGTTTGGGAATAAAATCCATAACTTTGGAGCGATCCAGGAGAAGGTGGCCCGCATGGCTATGCTGCATTATGTCACAGAG tcCATGGCCTACATGGTCAGCGGTAACATGGACAGCGGAGCTTCAGAATTCCAAATTGAAGCCGCCATCAGCAAGATCTTCGCCTCT GAAGCAGCCTGGACTGTGACTGATGAGTGCATTCAGGTCATGGGAGGCATGGGCTTCATGAAG GACTCAGGGGTTGAGAGGGTGATGAGAGACCTGAGGATCTTCCGAATTTTCGAGGGCACCAATGACATTCTCAGGCTATTTGTGGCCCTCAACGGCTTCCAG AACGCAGGCAACCATCTGAAGAGCTTACAGAAGGCCCTGAAGAACCCGCTGGGCAATGCTGGACTGCTGGCTGGAGAGATTAGCAAGAGGGCCAAGAG gAAGGCGGGCTTGGGGACAGGTCTGTCACTGCAGGGGGTGGTTCACCCTGAACTGGCACAGAGTGGAGAGCTG GCAGTGAAGGCCATTGAGCAGTTTGGAAGCACCATTGAAGACTTGTTGCTAAAATATGGCAAGAAGATCATTG ATGAGCAGTTTGTACTGAAAAGAGTGGCTGACAGTGCCATCGACCTGTACGCCATGGTGGTTGTCCTGTCCAG GGCATCTCGCTCCCTGGGCCAGGGTCTCCCCACTGCCCAGTATGAGAAGATGCTGTGTGACACCTGGTGCATTGAG gCCCATGACAGAATAATGAGTAACATCAAGGCCTTGACATCCAGCTCCACCAGGCAGGTGTTCAAGAACATGAGAGCCATCTCCGTGGCGGTGGTGGAGAACGGCAACGTCGTATCGCCACACCCCCTGGGTTTCTAA